TGAATGCTTCATCCAACGTCGTAACAAGCCACTGAGCATTTTCATTCGCACCCGGATCGTCGTTACCGTACTTCGGCACTTTTTGGGTCGCTGCATAGAGATCTTCGAAACCCTCGAAATTAGCGCTAATCGCTTCCATCATTGTGGAAAGGGGAACCCTTCTGTGCGGAGTTGCATTAAAGCAAAGCTCTTCGATGACATTCAAGGAATCCGCAGTGTCTGCCAAAGCGATTATAGAGACTCCGGAAGAATTGATCCTGGCGCCTCCCTGTATGACGTCCAGTCCTTTATCCATCGGTCCCTCGAAAAGAGAAGACAGGATCGGAGTCGGATAGAAATCCTGATGCACCTCGCCCAACAAATTGTTGAGCCGCACAGCCCTGTCTGCAACCCATTCCAGTTGTGCCCTGTACGCATCCCGGAATTGTTCGAACGTTTGAAAACCACCTTGAGGATCGGTTTCTATGGTGAGCAGGCGAGATCCCGTGTGTCTCATGCGACCGTTGTACAACGCAAGCTCGAGGACCGCGGCAACGTTCACCAGCACAGCCGCGCAATGAGCATAAGTCCTGCCGGCGCTTACGGGTTCCACGCAGCCGACGATGCCATAATCTCTCGCGTGCTCAAGGCTGTCACCCTTGTCCTGAAGGGCGAGAATGACGGCTTTATCGTTGTGAATGGCCGGAGTCGCTCCGGTGTTGATATTCACTTCACAAAGTCTACGCAAATAGTCTTCTGAATTTATCCCCGGAAAATATCTCGCGTTCAGATTCGGATCGCGAAGCTTCATCAATTCCGTGGCTCTTAGAATGAGGTATGTGACATCGTTTACGGAATCGTTCCCCTGGCTGTCGATACCCCCTATAGTAATAGCCTGGTTTGCTCCGGTACCGCCGAAAAGCTGTTCTGCAGCCTCGGGCATCATGGGAACGTGGTCACCTATTTTCAGCCAGAAGAAGCAGAGTAATTCCAAAGCATCAGCCGGATGCAAGCGCCCCCTGTCCACATCCTGACGGTACAGGGGATACAAGACTTGATCCAGACGTCCCAGACTGAAGCCGACATTGGGATTCTCCAGATTCAACGCGGTCCAGCATACCCAGATGGTCGTCAGGGCATCTTTGAACCCGATAGCGGGATGTTCGGGAACTCTTCGGTATCTTTCGGCGATCTCAAGAAGCCGACGTTTCTTCTCTGAAATTGTTTGCAGTGGTGCCAGCAATTCCGCCGTATTCGCAAGATTTCTGGAGTAGGCGATAATGCCTTCGAGGACTTCGACTATAGCCGCGTAAAAGTCCCGTTTCGCCGGGGTATCGGCGGAAGCCATTTTCTGTTCCGCCTCATTGATGACTCCTCTGAGACCGTACTTGATCGCCCGGGAAAAATCAGGAATCGTATGGGATATGCACAGCGGTTTACTGGTCAGGAAAAGCACCAGGAGCTGCATAAGCTTCAACTCTTCAGATGATTGATGATAAGCCTCGGAATGCTGTGCGTACGATCTGACGCGAGCAATTTCCAGTATGCTCCGATCCATCCAGTGTGGAAATATTTCTAAATTGAGCTTTTCAATGTCCGGAGCGGTTATCTGGTACGGATTGTGTGCTCGTTTCGGCAGACCATGCAGTTCCGGCCATAACATAAGACCGACCAGTTCGGGGTACAACAGTACTCCTTTGAACTTGCTCGTAGTAGAACCAGCGAAAGGTGACCAATCGTCGAAGAAGAACGGGCGCGGGTCGGGATAAGGATCTGTTCCCCTCTGGTACGCCTGATTGTGCCAAACAACCGGTTTTCGATTCTCCAGGACTTTGCGGTAGACTCTTGCTTTATCCAGGATTGAAATTCTCTCCTGTTTCAAGAGATTGCTTTCCATATGAAATCTGGTTACCAGATCAGGTCGTTCGATGCAGACTTCGGGGATGGCTCTGAAATAAGCCTCCCTCAGGAGCATGAGCGGGCTGCCCTCAGGAAAACCGTATTTCTTGAGATCCAGAATCTTTGGTGATACTCCCATATTTGCCCCCTCTTGTGGTATGCATTAAGCTGACTGATGAACGGAGACTCGCAATTATAACCTCTTGCACGTCAACGTTATAGCGATGGCCAAAATTCTGACGATTATCCCATGCTCCGATACAAGATACTAGTGGTGACCGACGTCCCGAGACTGTCTCAAAAGTTAGAATTGAATCACTGATCGTAGCACGGTTTTCTCATGATCCGCTCGGCCTGGTTGTAGCTCACGTAGGATGTGGTGAGCGAAGCGAATCGCATCGATCGCGAAAGACCTCGACGGATGCTATTCCCGCTGGTCATCGCATCCTACATTGGCCACCTTGTCTGCTCTACAAGGATGGAGAATCGTGGCACGATCTGTTGTGCATCCAAGGCTTTTAAGACAGGCTCCCCCTGCCGGTCCATTCTATCGATATCATTAATCATATTGAAGATGTGCCGGCACGGAGGCACGGCACCCACCAATATTCCTATTTTCAATCGGACACTAATTTTGGCAATTGCTACAGAATAGCAATGCCTTGGAATTAGATTAAGTGGAAGAAGTTGTGAGGGCCTTTGAACGGCCCTCGTCGAAAGAAAATTATGCCTTCATGGTCTCTTTTGCGGCAGTAAGGGTATTCTTCATCAGCATGGCGATGGTCATCGGGCCCACACCACCGGGTACGGGGGTGATGGCTGCAGCCTTTTCCTTTACTGCGTCGTATTCGACATCACCAACCAACTTCCAGCCCTTTTCCGTTCCGGGAGCATCCACACGATTGATGCCGACATCGATAACAACCGCCCCTTCTTTCACCATGTCACCTTTGAGGAATTCGGGCACGCCGATTGCTGCGATGATAATGTCGGCTTCCAGGCATCTTTGTTTGAGGTTCTTCGTTTTCGTGTGGCACATGGTCACCGTGGCATTCATATCACGCTGGTCGAGCATGTTCGAGAGAGGCCGACCTACGATGTTGCTCCGTCCCAGGATTATCACGTCCTGACCCGCAGTCTGGAAGCCGCCGCGTTTGATAAGCTCGATAACGCCCGCAGGGGTGCACGGGAGGAAGCGCACTTCTCCGATGCTTATCAATCCCACGTTAAAGGGGTGGAAGCAATCCACATCCTTCTCCGGGAGAATGGATCGAAGAATCTTGGTCTCGGGAATATGTTTCGGAAGCGGAAGCTGGCAAAGTATTCCGTGAACGGATTTATCTTTGTTGTATCCATCGATCACTTCCAGGAGCTGCTCGGTTGTCGTATCCGCGGGGAGTTTGGTTTCAAGGGATCTGATGCCGATGTACTCGCAGGCTTTCTTCTTGTTCAAGACGTACACTTTGGAAGCAGGATCGTCACCCACGAGGATAACTGCGAGGCTGGGTTCAAGTCCCTGAGCCTTCAACTGCACGACTTCTTCCTTCATTTCGTCCTTGAGCTGTTGGGATACTTCGTTTCCGCTTATAACTTTAGCCGACATAAAGACCTCCTTATCGATAGAAAATTGACTTTGAGTGAAGACTTCGCCCGCGCAAGACGAAAGCCCGATTACGAAACTGCAATCGCACCCGGTGATTGAGTGCGGAGAATCAAACTAACTCGCCTCGGATTCCAGAGCCGCGGCGATTTCTGCTATGGCTTTGTGGATTTGTGGGTCGTCCAAAGAAGGCGGTCGACTTTCCAGATCCGCCCTGGCTATTTCTTCCGAAAACGGCAGAATCCCAATGAGCGGAATGCCATCAAGGCTCCTGTGCAAAAATGCCTCTTCTTCGGAGTTTCGCACTTTACTGCCTACGGCTGCCACTTTGTGCAGTCCGATATCTTTCGTCAGTTCTCGGACCTTCGCAGCGGTTTCAATGCTTCTCCGACCCGGTTCCACAACAATCAGCAGGCGATTGACCCCCTGGGCCGTACCCCGCCCGAGGTGCTCGATGCCCGCTTCCATATCCATGATCACGAGATCTTTTTCATACAGAACGAGGTGCGATACCAGAGCTTTCAGCAAGACGCTTTCAGGACATATGCACCCGCCGCCTCCTTTTTTCACCGTCCCCATGATGAGAAGGCGGACTCCATCTTTTTCGCGACCGAGAGCTTCCGGGAGATCGTCGACTTTGGGATTCATTTTGAAGAATCCACCAACCGTGCCGGGACGAAGTCCTGTTCGCTCGGTAATAAGATCCTCCATTTTTGCCACGGGCACAATGCCTGCGGTTTCGATTCCCAGTGCAGATCCCAGGTTTGCATCCGGGTCCGCATCCACTGCCAGAACTCTGTACCCGTTCCGAGCCCAGTACCTGGCCAGTAGGCTGCTCAGGGTTGTCTTTCCTACTCCACCTTTACCGGATACTGCTATTTTCATTGTAATCCTCGCTTTGCTCCGCCGAGAATGTCATGTAGAAAAAGAATGTGCATCGGCACCTTCAGGCGGAAGCTATCCACGGGACGCTCTTACCAGATCGAGAACCGACATTTCACCTGCGACGGCCATATCTTCGGCACTAAAGAAAATATCGGCAGTCTCATCAAAGAGTACTGTCGCCTCGGCCGGGAATTCCTCGTCTTCTTTCCACAAAATGCACGTAATCGGCATACAGGGAAAATAGGACAATTCAACTGCAGCATCACCGGTTTCAAGGATTTTTCCATGCAATTTTTTCCCCGCGTTTACCAGAGCAGCGGGGTCCGAACCGAAAATACTGACCAGCACGTCTTTTGTCTGGCGGTTAAATGCAGGCTCGTAGAAGTGCCCTTCTTTGAACTCTCGAAAATGTTTGAGCTTTCCGGTCGGCTGGCGGCCGTCCGCATTATTGAGGTAATGAATCGCCAAAATGGCGAGCCAAATGGGAGCTTCCTCATCAGTCTCTTTTATGGAAAAACGGTGAGTATCGGCATTCAGGATAATTTCTTTATCCAGATGGGGAATTATGACGGATCGTCCCACAAATCGGGCGGCTGCTTTCTCCGCGACTCGTCCGGGATCTCTTCGATCGAAAATCTCCAGACCGATCTTCAGGGCCTGTTCATAATTCTCCTGCTTAGGAAGCTCCAGATTTGACAAGTCTTTGATATTGAGCATAGTCCAGATCCACAAGTCAGATCAAATCGTCAACCGTCGAGCAGATTCCACGTAGTCGAGCGACCGGAGCTCATCCAGCGCAGCGTCTTCCACCCGGGAATCCGTATTCAGAAAGAGCAGCGCTTCTCCACCCGGGATTTTTCGGGCAAATTGAAAATGGGAAATGTTGACTCCTTTCGCTCCCAGAGCCGTGCCAACTTTCCCGATGACTCCGGGTTTATCATAACCCTGGAGCAGCACCAGATTGCCGGAAAGATCGAATTCGCCGCGGAAAGGTCCATACCGAACCATCCGAGGCTCGGATTTACCAAACAGCGTCCCTTCCACAAGGTGTTCTCTCCGTTCGGTAACCACGGTGAAACGAAGCAAAGACAAGAAATCCTCTCCCCTGCTGACCTTGGTCTCGGACATCAGGATTCCTCGCTCTTTGGCAACCATGGGAGCGTTTACCTGATTGACTTCATCCGCAACGATTGGGGTGAGAAGGCCCGTGAGAAAGGAGGTAGTTATGGGCTTCAACTCCATATCGGTCACAACGCCTGAATACTGGGCTTCCACGCTCTTTATTCCTGTTTGGATCGTTTGGCCGAGGAACGATCCCAATCTTCTTGCCAGATCCAGGTACGGCTTGAGGTTCTCGAGAGCTTCTCCTGCGACTGCCGGAGCATTAACCGCATTGCGGATGGTTCCATCGAGAAGATAGTCACGGATCTGAGTTGCAACGGCAACGGCAACGTTGTCCTGAGCTTCTTGCGTGGATGCTCCCAGATGCGGCGTGCAAATTACTTTGTCGTTGGAGACGAGACGGGTCAGTCCCGGCGGCTCGACAGCGTACACGTCCACTGCTGCACCGGCAACTTTGCCTGACTCAATTGCGGCTGCGAGGTCGTCTTCGTTGATCACCGGGCCTCGTGAACAATTGACGATACGAACTCCATCTTTCATGATAGAAATGTTCTTCTCACAAATCAAGTTTCTCGTCTCATCAGTGAGGGGCACGTGCAGAGTGAGGAAATCGGCTTCCTTGAAGACTTCCTGTAGCGTGCAGAGTCGGATTCCCATTTGCTTGGCCTGTTCTTCCGAGAGAAACGGGTCATACGCCACCACTCTCATGCCAAGCCCCATGGTGCGGTCGGCTACAACGGAACCAATCTTACCGAGTCCTACTATGCCGAGGGTTTTGTTGAACAGCTCTGTCCCCGAAAATTTCTTCTTTTCCCACTTTCCCTGTTTCATGGAAGATGTCGCCTGCGGAATGTTCCGTGCCAAGGCCATCATCATGGAGATCGTGTGCTCGGCTGTTGTAACGGTATTCCCTCCGGGGGTGTTCATAACGACAATACCCCGTTTTGACGCTGCAGGGATATCGACATTATCAAGTCCGGTACCGGCACGTCCGACCACTTTCAGATTGTCCGCTGCGGCAATTATGTCTGCGGTGACCTTTGTGGCACCTCGGATTGCCAAACCGTGGTATTGACCGATGATCTGCTTTAGATCGTCAGGGCTGAGTCCGACTTTGACATCAACTTCGATTCCCTCTGCCTCTCGAAAGATTTGCACTCCCAACTCGGATAGGTTATCCGAAACAAGGACCTTCACAGCCCATACCTCCTTTTTTGTGAGATTTTTGACACAAGATTTATCACTTTGAGCCCGGAACGCGACATGCCCTCATCACGAGGGCCCAGGCATACTCGTCTTTTCAAGCAATGGTGAGGGTTATGAAACAGCATTCGAATGAACAGATGAATTACGCACGAGATCCTGAAGCTTTTATCAGGAACACGAAAAAGTGTCAAGAATCGATGCAATTATCATCATTGTCGGACGGCAAAATCAGATTATAAGGCCGACGCAATTCATGAATTCCAGCAAAGTAGGAGGATCATACCCAACAAAGCAATTGCCATGAGTGCAATAGGAGGCTCTTGATGCAAGATTCGAGGGATCGGCGCCGTATTGCGCACATTCGATATCAGGGGAGCTTCCACAGAATCGAAAATTATCTCAGCCCAAGGAATATCTTCTTCTTTCAGAACGGTGACTTTCCGAACCGAGCTACTACTGGCATAGCTTCCTTCGGAAGGGCTGAATGACAGCGGGGCGGGTCTCTTTATGAATTTCTTGTAATCCGGCTTCTTCTTTTCTGGGGCTTTCAAGTCGGATCATTCCTTTCCTTTGATGATTTCTGTGAGCTCGTGCATCAAGTTTTCGAGATCGCGGCTTCCTTTGCAGGAAGGAGACAGGAGAAATACCGGCTGCCGCAGGGCATTAGCCTTGTCGAAACTCACGTCCTGGCGAATGACCGTCCGAGTTATATACTCTCCATAGCTTTCCGTCAAACCCTCCAGAATCTGTCGGCTCACAGAGTAGCTGCTATTATAGTTATTTGGAATTATGAGTATTTTTGGGATTATGTGCCTGTATGTTCCTGAGATGTCACGAATTGAATCGAAGAGATACTGTAGTCCGTAAAAGGAATTGCCATCGAGTTTCACCGGAGCAAGGAGAATGTCACAGGCCAGAAGAATATTGAGGCTGGTCAAATCGTACGATGGCGGGGAATCTATGACCATTACATCGTATTCAGCCGATTCGCGGACGGACTCCAATGCGCGGCGAAGCCTATATTCTCTCTCGGGTTGCTGGAACAGGTAGAGATTCATGGAGCACATGGACAAGTTCGCAGGAACAAGGTGCAGATTCGGCGAGAGTTTGCAGGCGACCTCGCTCAACCGGGCGATGCTCTTCTTGCCGTCGGGAACCAGCATTTGCATGAGCGTGAGGTTGAATGCTGAAGGTTCTTCTCCGAGGGAAGTCGTCATATGACCTTGAGGGTCAGCATCCATAGCGAGTGTCCGATACCCGGATTCGGCCAGTTTCCACGCGAGGTTCGAAGAAACCGTGCTCTTTCCGACCCCACCTTTCATGTTGAAGACGGCAATACAAATCGGGCGGCTTGACAGCACCGGCCTCAGATTGAATAGATCTCGGATGTTCTCAAGATCTTGAAACGTATAAATCCGATTTCCATTTTCATCCCGCTCTGTTTCAGGGATTCTTCCCTCGCGCTCGTACGAAAGCAGCGTTTCTTTTGAAATGCCGAGAATTCGAGCAGCTTCGATGGGCCTGTAACGTTTCGTTTCCAAGAGATTTCCCCTATGTTGGAGGGCTTTTCTCCAATGAGAAGCGATGATAGATCGCTTCAACTCGCGGGGCTAATATAATTGCTTGATTATACGTATAAACCAGTATTTTAACTGTAATCGCGATTTGGAGTCGCTTGTATGTTAACTCAATGGATAAGTCAAGAGCTTTTGTTGGAGTGCATTTGTCCTTCCCACTCGAACACCTGAGATTCGGCTGCAACTCACGTTGACACGTAAAAAAGCCCCACGTACTATGAACATATGTTGGTGTCCGAGTTGATGGATGGCCGACCTAATTGTTGACATTCCGGCTACCGAATTGCATGTGAGGCCGAAACATGATTGTGTACGGGGATTTGTGTGAGGACAAGAATACCGTTCAGTGCATAGATGGCCTGATGCACCTTGCTTCAACGTTCGACGCAACCCGTGAACATGAACTTGCTACGGATTTGCTTATCCAGTACGGGGAATTCGAGACTGGGGTAACCGATCGTCTGTGCAAAGATTTCGATACGCTCAATTCAGTGATCCGGCAACTCAGGAGTGGTGGAGTCATGACGGGCCGCTTGTTCGCCGGCTCATGGAGACGAAACAGGCGAATTTCAGTAGTGGATCTGGTGGACCTGCTCGATCGGTTGCGCTGTATTCCCTTGCCCGAATCAATCACGGTCAAGGTGCCGGAAGGATACGCCTTTTACGGTCTTTATCCTGAATTCTACTATGAATCTGCACTCAAATTCGTCCGCGATGTGCAGTTAACGCATGCCGTATGCATCGGAATCCGCAGTATAGGAACGAGTCTTGCTTCGGTTATTGTTGCTGCACTGGAATCGGCGGGTTGCCCGGCTACCAGTTTCACCGTGAGACCCAGAGGCGATTTTTTCGATCGGGAGATACATCTATCAGATGAACTCGCGATGGAAATAGATGGTAACGCAGGTGCATGGTTTCTCATCGCCGATGAAGGGCCGGGATTGAGCGGTTCGTCTTTTGCCTCTGTGGCCGGAGAACTTTCGCGACGAGGAATCCCTGATGAACGCATCATACTGTTCCCGAGCTGGAATCCCGATGGAAACGGATTCATCTCCCGAAAAGCGACGGAACAATGGCAAAGGCATCGGAAATTTCTGACCGAATTCGAGGAATTGTGGCTCGATTCAGGGTTATTCCGGCAATCCTGGGCTTACGACTCGGTCAGTGATATTTCGGCCGGGAAATGGAGACCGATCTTCCTTGAAGATGAATCCGAATACCCTCCCGTGTACCCTCAGAATGAACGGCGCAAGTACCTGGTTTCATCGAATGGATTTTCAGGAAACAAGAAGATCCTGATCAAGTTTGCGGGTCTGGGGCATTATGGACGAGCCACATACTCACGAGCTTTACTCCTGGCGGAACGTGGGTTCTCTCCACGAGTCTTGGGCCTGAAAAACGGATTTATCGGATATGAACTCGTTTCAGGTAAACCTCTGACGAAGGAAAACGTGTGCCGGTCATTTATGCAAACTGCAGCACGTTACCTGGCTTTTCTCAAGAGACAGTTTCCTGCCCGTGCAACGAGAACTCCGGAACAGATCAGAGAGATGATCGTTCACAATCTCACTGAAACCGCCGGCCGATATTGGGTAGAAAAGTTTGTCGAAACGTTTCCGGACATATCGGCATTGAAAGACGTCCAGGCTGTTGCCGTCGACGGTAGACTATTGCCGCACAAATGGATAAAGACCGAAGCCGGATATCTCAAAACTGACGTGACGGATCACCACGCGGACCATTTTTTCCCCTGCTGTCAGGACATAGCGTGGGATGTGGCAGGCTTATGTGTCGAGTTCGGACTCGATGACGATTCACGATCGGAATTTGTGGAGATGTACTCGAAATTATCTGAAGATTCGGATATCAGGTATCGTCTTCCGTTCTATACCATTGCTTACATCGTATACCGTTTGGGATACAGCGTTTTGTCCGGAGATATTATGCGGAACTCTCCGGAAGGATTACGCTTTAACAGAGCTATACAGTATTATTCTGTGTTATTCCAAAAAGAGATGTACAAACAGATGACTCAATAAGGATGTGGTGAGCGAAGCGAACCGCATCGGTCGCGAAAGGCCTCGACTGATGGGATTCCCGCCGGTCACCGCATCACTTCTTTGCACCCACGGCCGTGAAGATAGGCCTTTCCTGAGAATACCCGGATTCGCTGTGTACATAGCGTCTGACCACTTGTACGGCAAAATCGGCAAATTCATGAGGATCGACCGGTGGACTTGTGTGATGAGGTCGTTTTCCCTTCGATTCAGGGGTAAAGCACAGGGTAATCGTTGTATCGAATTCCCGGAGAGCCTCCATCTGGCGATCAAACCAGTCCAGTGCATGGGGACGCAGCCAATCTGCCCAACTGATCCCGGTCCTGAGCTTTTTCACGTTTAATTTCCTGAGCCAATGAATGATAGAATCGAACCGAGGGTCCTGGAAGTGAATCCATTGGCAGATGCCCATTTCAGGATTGAACTGCTGAAACGCCGGTTTCGGCGTGTTGTCCGAGCGAATCAACCCCATGTAAAAGTGACGGTAGTAAGAGCTGCCTTCACTTTCTTTGTGGCGAGTCGTGGCATCCCACGTAGGAGGTAAATCAAGCAGGCTGTACCAATACACCCGTTCGAGACGGTCAGAGAGAAGCTGGGTAGTCCGCTCGATCCCGAATACTTGAACTTCTTCTGCGCCAAATGAGGATGCTCCGACTTCGGTAATCCAGACCGGAAGATTCGCGACTTCTTCGATTTCAGAAATTTTGTCCGGCCAATCGTGAATTCTCCAGTGATTCCAATCCAAGGGAAATCCGTGGACAGCCACGGCGTCGACATATTCCAGCAAACCATATCTCTTGAGAAGATCGATGAATTTGGGGTCAATAGGAGAAATTCCCCCAAGAACTAAGGTGAGTTCCGGGGATAGACTCCGTACGGCCTGTGCCGCCAGCATCGTCATTCGAGTGTATTCTTTCCATTCAGGGTCCATCTCGAAATCCCAGTGCGAGAGATTATTCGGCTCGTTCCAGAATTTGATCGCTTCTATCATAAACATGCTCCATCAAATAATTGGATGCAGTTATTTCGTTTTCATTGAAGGACTGTTGAGCTGTGCCACGCTTTTTGCTGCAATTGAGAGCTCTTCCCGGTTCACATCCGTTTTGCACTGCTCGTCTCGACGGCAGAAATAAATTTCGTGACCCGGATTCTTTAAAGGACGGAGGCCGCACGAACGAAGCATTGCGAGAACCGCTGCATGATTGGGAGCCCACCAATTGGTGGGATCGCCTGCAAGAGATTTTTCGATAAAAGCCATTTTCGGCCATGCGGGATGCAGGAGGAGCAATCTGTCATCTATCGTCAGATCATCTTCAAAAACAAACACTTGCTCTCCAGGCATTGTCAGCGTCTGAAACACCAGAAGTTTCTCGAATTTCTCCGACACGATATCAAGAGCAAGCAATGGATGTCGCAAATGATAAAACACACCCATGAACAGTATCAGATCATAGGAGTCTTCCGTGAAAGCTAGTTCGTACACCTGCTTATGTAAGAATTGGATACGGGAACCCAATGCGAACTGCTCGGCAGCCCATCTGGCCTGATTCAAGTAGTGATCGTTAATATCTATTCCGGTAACATCGGCCCCTCGGGCTGCCAGTTGGAGCGAGTAGAATCCGGCATTGCATCCTATATCCAAAGCAGTCCAGCCGGTCATGTCCTCCGGTAGATTGGGAGATATTACACGCCATTTGTAGGTCGGAAAATCCCCGAGCGGATGTCCGGGGGCTGTCTGCGTGCCGTCCGGCAAGTGGATATTGTGAAACCACGGTCCCAGTTCGGCTATTTCATGCTCCAGAGGAGTTCGGGGTTCGGATAGGTCCGTTTGTAACGTAGTAGGCATGAGCACCCCCTGGTTTCAACGTTGCCGATCGTGTCATCAACTAATTATCAGCCACAGCATGCACTAATTGCCCAAGGAAGCCACGCACGATCACATGCTCGACAGGACGAATAGACTCCTGTTAAGGTTTTCGCCATACGGCACGTCCCCTGGAATATGCAGATTTCGACAAGGCCGGCTTCTTCAAAGCCTCTCGAGCATATTCCTCCAATTCTGCAGCTCTATGAGCGGAGGTGTGAGCACTGAGAATCTTTTTACGCGCAGCATACCCGATGGATTTGCGCTCGCTTTCCGAAGTATTGTGAAGATACACAAGAATGTCTTCCGTCGATTGAGCCACCAGGATCTCTTCACCAGGAACGAAAAAGTGATCCAACCCTTGCCACCAGTCGCTCACAATAGGTATCCCGCAAGCAGCGGCTTCGAAAAGCCTGATACTGGGAGACCAGCCGGCTCTGATCATGTCACTGCGGGTGACGTTCAGCGTGAATCGTTGTGAATTATAAAAGCTTCTATGATCCCCGGGAGGAACATGATCGATTCTGTGCACATTTTGAGACCAGACTACGGAAGAGGGGTACTGAGGACCTGCCACGACGAACTTACCATTTTCCCATTGAGATGCCGGCACATTCAAAAACTGCTCTACTTTGGGTTGTCTATCAGGGCTGTACGTTCCGAGGTATCCCAAATCCCATTTTGCAGCTCTCGTTTCCGGCC
The sequence above is a segment of the Desulfomonile tiedjei DSM 6799 genome. Coding sequences within it:
- a CDS encoding CgeB family protein; translated protein: MSQLNIVIFGLSITSSWGNGHAVTYRGLVAELARLGHKVTFLEQDAEWYASHRDMPYPQGCKIILYKRFSDVQRFHLARIRSADMVIIGSYVSAGIEIGNWILQNSPGVVAFYDIDTPVTLAAIARGACQYLTADLIPEYDLYLSFTGGPVLKILEDEMGSPCARTLYCSVDPSIYRPETRAAKWDLGYLGTYSPDRQPKVEQFLNVPASQWENGKFVVAGPQYPSSVVWSQNVHRIDHVPPGDHRSFYNSQRFTLNVTRSDMIRAGWSPSIRLFEAAACGIPIVSDWWQGLDHFFVPGEEILVAQSTEDILVYLHNTSESERKSIGYAARKKILSAHTSAHRAAELEEYAREALKKPALSKSAYSRGRAVWRKP
- a CDS encoding glycosyl hydrolase, whose amino-acid sequence is MIEAIKFWNEPNNLSHWDFEMDPEWKEYTRMTMLAAQAVRSLSPELTLVLGGISPIDPKFIDLLKRYGLLEYVDAVAVHGFPLDWNHWRIHDWPDKISEIEEVANLPVWITEVGASSFGAEEVQVFGIERTTQLLSDRLERVYWYSLLDLPPTWDATTRHKESEGSSYYRHFYMGLIRSDNTPKPAFQQFNPEMGICQWIHFQDPRFDSIIHWLRKLNVKKLRTGISWADWLRPHALDWFDRQMEALREFDTTITLCFTPESKGKRPHHTSPPVDPHEFADFAVQVVRRYVHSESGYSQERPIFTAVGAKK
- a CDS encoding TIGR04290 family methyltransferase; protein product: MPTTLQTDLSEPRTPLEHEIAELGPWFHNIHLPDGTQTAPGHPLGDFPTYKWRVISPNLPEDMTGWTALDIGCNAGFYSLQLAARGADVTGIDINDHYLNQARWAAEQFALGSRIQFLHKQVYELAFTEDSYDLILFMGVFYHLRHPLLALDIVSEKFEKLLVFQTLTMPGEQVFVFEDDLTIDDRLLLLHPAWPKMAFIEKSLAGDPTNWWAPNHAAVLAMLRSCGLRPLKNPGHEIYFCRRDEQCKTDVNREELSIAAKSVAQLNSPSMKTK